The proteins below come from a single Deltaproteobacteria bacterium genomic window:
- a CDS encoding DNA-directed RNA polymerase subunit omega, with product MARVTVEDCLRNVENRFALCHLAIRRVKQLDKGAHRLVDSKNKNVVTSLREIAGNRVRVVKETLPDVRE from the coding sequence ATGGCTCGTGTGACTGTTGAGGATTGTTTAAGAAATGTTGAAAATCGGTTTGCCCTCTGTCATTTAGCGATTCGGAGGGTTAAGCAACTCGATAAAGGTGCCCATCGTTTAGTGGATAGCAAAAACAAAAATGTTGTTACCTCGCTCCGTGAAATAGCTGGTAATCGAGTTCGGGTGGTAAAAGAAACTTTACCCGACGTTCGGGAATAA
- a CDS encoding NTP transferase domain-containing protein has protein sequence MIKQAVILAAGNGSRIQRSRNDVPKPLRRVCGLTLIKRTILNAKRGGITDFIVVVGYKGEQIIHSLSEDRSLGVNLRFVHNADYHKSNGVSLLAAQPYADEQFLLLMADHVFDRLAIEKILNTPFHENKVLLGVDRNLTSIFDAEDATKVKTSGNKIQEISKQLTGYDAFDTGIFICNASLFAVLEKIYREEGDASLSRGVLSLANVGQAGVCDISEYFWQDVDTPEALRHAEKFLFKSLRKPTDGWISRNINRPISLSITHWLVRTNLSANHVTGFVTLIGILSGFFVAMGNYRDVVIGGLLFNLTSILDGCDGEMAKLKLSNSKRGEWLDTLSDNITYLAFFAGVAMGAYRQTESPQIIFESVFMFMGILITLSIMFTYLIRYTNSGSLVTIQKDLSEEEKKDEVKDIWYWLAKIKFVIKRDFFAMFFMTLALFNQLALIIHLTMIAANLSWMVILAYKKEMFKVQLTKANAIQ, from the coding sequence ATGATTAAGCAAGCTGTTATTCTTGCGGCTGGCAATGGTAGCCGTATTCAAAGGTCTAGAAATGACGTGCCCAAGCCCCTTCGCAGGGTTTGTGGTCTTACTCTCATTAAGCGAACTATTTTGAATGCTAAACGCGGTGGGATTACTGATTTCATCGTGGTGGTAGGTTACAAGGGCGAGCAAATTATTCATTCCTTAAGCGAAGATCGCTCGTTGGGAGTGAACCTTCGCTTTGTTCATAATGCGGATTATCATAAGTCTAATGGGGTTTCTCTTTTGGCCGCACAACCTTATGCCGATGAGCAATTTCTTCTCTTAATGGCCGACCATGTCTTTGACCGGCTTGCCATCGAAAAAATATTAAACACCCCCTTTCATGAAAATAAAGTTTTGTTGGGGGTTGACCGAAATTTAACCTCCATTTTTGATGCCGAAGATGCCACCAAGGTGAAAACCAGTGGCAACAAGATTCAAGAAATTAGCAAGCAGCTCACCGGTTATGATGCCTTTGATACAGGGATCTTTATCTGCAATGCTTCTTTATTTGCCGTTCTTGAAAAAATTTACCGTGAAGAAGGAGATGCTTCTTTGAGCCGAGGTGTTCTGTCTCTGGCTAATGTAGGCCAAGCAGGCGTTTGTGATATTTCGGAATATTTTTGGCAAGATGTTGATACGCCTGAGGCCCTCCGTCATGCAGAAAAATTTCTTTTCAAAAGTCTTCGTAAACCCACCGATGGTTGGATTTCTCGAAATATCAATCGTCCTATTTCTTTAAGCATCACGCACTGGTTAGTGCGGACTAACTTATCGGCCAACCATGTGACAGGTTTTGTAACCTTAATCGGGATTCTTTCAGGTTTTTTTGTGGCCATGGGAAATTATCGAGATGTAGTGATTGGAGGCCTTTTATTCAACCTAACTTCTATCTTAGATGGTTGTGATGGGGAAATGGCCAAACTAAAGCTTTCGAACTCCAAGCGGGGGGAGTGGTTAGATACCTTGAGCGATAATATTACTTATTTGGCTTTTTTTGCCGGGGTAGCCATGGGTGCCTATCGCCAAACCGAGTCGCCCCAGATCATTTTTGAATCCGTATTCATGTTTATGGGAATCTTGATTACCTTGAGCATCATGTTTACTTACCTTATTCGATATACAAACTCGGGTTCGCTGGTGACCATCCAAAAAGATTTAAGTGAAGAAGAAAAAAAAGATGAAGTCAAAGACATTTGGTATTGGTTAGCCAAGATTAAATTTGTGATAAAAAGAGATTTCTTTGCCATGTTTTTTATGACACTCGCCCTTTTCAATCAGCTTGCCTTAATTATTCATTTAACAATGATTGCAGCTAATCTTAGTTGGATGGTAATACTAGCCTATAAAAAAGAAATGTTTAAAGTTCAACTAACCAAGGCCAACGCTATTCAGTAG
- a CDS encoding radical SAM protein, producing the protein MALQEAIRLFDSKPIVAHLYVTDQCNLDCHYCNEYDNSSPHPELSDLKKYLQKIRELGVLRIGLQGGEPLLYPHIMEVIRYAKGLGFTKISMSTNGFMLTEKVVRELEVAGLDVLQISVDRMTPLPSTRKSFKSIAPKLELFKNSNLKVHISGVLFENTLEEMEQVLDYSLQKGFAAHARVVHEDLVKGKGVQVESQKPMQDFLELQEQRKKRGEKIHSSWNLIDYEKKMLKGEEVDWTCVAGYKYFFVSSKGEFWLCSQVRTKKSIMDITPEELKTYYHKKDCQKGCGVYCIVATSLLINHRASFLARELKGNLQSAWNRAFNPSLGNPEKAPS; encoded by the coding sequence ATGGCTCTTCAAGAAGCGATTCGTTTATTCGACTCAAAACCCATTGTGGCACATTTGTATGTCACCGATCAGTGTAACTTAGACTGCCATTATTGTAACGAATATGACAATTCTTCTCCCCATCCGGAGCTTAGTGATTTAAAAAAATATCTTCAAAAAATTCGAGAATTGGGTGTGTTAAGAATAGGCCTGCAGGGTGGCGAACCTCTGTTGTATCCTCACATTATGGAAGTCATTCGTTATGCCAAGGGTTTAGGTTTTACTAAAATTAGCATGTCGACCAATGGTTTTATGCTAACTGAAAAGGTGGTTCGAGAATTAGAAGTAGCCGGTCTTGATGTTTTGCAAATTTCAGTCGATCGCATGACGCCTTTACCCAGCACGCGTAAATCTTTTAAATCCATAGCCCCTAAGTTGGAACTTTTCAAAAATTCTAATCTCAAGGTTCATATTTCAGGGGTGCTTTTTGAAAATACTTTAGAAGAGATGGAGCAGGTTTTAGATTATAGTTTGCAAAAAGGTTTTGCCGCCCATGCTCGAGTGGTTCACGAAGATTTGGTTAAAGGTAAAGGGGTTCAAGTTGAATCTCAAAAGCCCATGCAAGATTTTCTTGAGTTACAAGAACAACGTAAGAAAAGGGGAGAAAAAATCCATTCTTCTTGGAATCTGATCGACTATGAAAAAAAGATGTTAAAGGGAGAAGAAGTTGATTGGACCTGCGTGGCGGGCTACAAATATTTCTTTGTTTCAAGTAAGGGCGAGTTTTGGCTTTGTAGTCAGGTGAGAACGAAAAAAAGCATCATGGATATTACGCCCGAAGAGTTGAAAACTTATTATCACAAAAAAGATTGTCAAAAGGGCTGCGGCGTTTATTGCATTGTAGCTACATCGTTACTGATTAATCACCGAGCTTCATTCTTAGCCCGCGAGTTAAAGGGCAATCTACAGTCTGCCTGGAACCGAGCCTTTAACCCATCTTTGGGCAACCCCGAAAAAGCCCCCAGCTAA
- a CDS encoding flippase-like domain-containing protein: MSLLSRFKFLRHSLWISYILLGLGVVFTGWLIYRLGVQDIWGYLKTLGWNFFPFLLPSFLSFFFLSWAWLQFLKNNRPTVPFFHLWMVKVVGEAVNNINPLGWGGGDPVRIYLLKKWISIPQGTASVVIDRTLHTMALVVFMIIGMVIAFLKFNFPPSLEFGFILALAFMLIMTLYWYRRQHEGVFEFLIDTLTQLKIKKHWSAQTLQKAKEIDQLISQFYLHHRMGFATAFLFQFMARLLVVVEIFVAAYFLKTPLSWDTAYLLGSVTAIINMVFVLLPSSVGALEGAYAGFFHLLNQDPAIGTSIQILRRLRMVVWSSLGFIYIYHLDRNTRLELKKELSRQAESNR, translated from the coding sequence ATGTCGCTTTTATCCCGCTTTAAATTTTTACGGCATTCCCTTTGGATAAGCTATATTTTATTAGGCTTAGGCGTGGTCTTTACGGGTTGGCTCATTTATCGATTGGGGGTTCAAGATATTTGGGGCTACCTTAAGACCTTAGGTTGGAATTTTTTCCCTTTTCTACTTCCCTCATTTCTTAGTTTCTTTTTCTTAAGTTGGGCATGGCTTCAATTTTTGAAAAATAATCGCCCTACTGTCCCCTTCTTTCACCTCTGGATGGTCAAGGTTGTGGGAGAAGCGGTTAATAATATCAATCCATTGGGTTGGGGCGGAGGCGACCCGGTACGCATTTATCTTTTAAAAAAGTGGATCTCTATTCCCCAAGGCACTGCAAGCGTTGTGATTGACCGAACCCTTCATACCATGGCGCTGGTTGTTTTTATGATCATTGGAATGGTCATCGCGTTCCTAAAGTTTAACTTTCCACCTAGTTTGGAATTTGGCTTTATACTTGCACTCGCCTTTATGTTGATCATGACCCTTTATTGGTATCGTAGGCAACATGAAGGGGTTTTTGAATTTTTGATCGACACGTTAACACAGCTAAAAATTAAAAAACACTGGTCTGCACAGACTCTGCAAAAGGCCAAAGAGATTGATCAACTCATCAGCCAATTTTATCTTCATCATCGAATGGGTTTTGCCACAGCCTTTTTATTTCAGTTTATGGCAAGGCTCTTGGTTGTGGTTGAAATCTTTGTAGCCGCCTATTTTTTAAAAACCCCCCTAAGTTGGGACACCGCTTATTTATTGGGTTCGGTCACAGCCATTATTAATATGGTGTTTGTTTTACTACCCAGCTCGGTAGGGGCGCTCGAGGGGGCTTACGCCGGCTTCTTTCACCTACTCAACCAAGACCCGGCCATCGGCACTTCAATTCAAATCCTGCGCCGCTTACGCATGGTGGTGTGGAGCAGCCTTGGTTTCATTTACATCTACCATTTAGACCGCAATACTCGCCTTGAACTTAAAAAGGAATTAAGCCGCCAAGCGGAATCGAACCGCTGA
- a CDS encoding radical SAM protein: MKLSFRNRLRFSPFLAQLVVIRRCNLACGYCNEFDANSSPVDTGLLKERLEKLKALGTFGICLTGGEPTLHPDLPELVAYCRELKFFRTGMISNGLLLTPKLIQRLNEAGLQELQISIDGVKQNATTSKVLDNLRKRLRELKENAKFKITISGVVGACPPEETFEVIQYAKELKFTPRVLLVHDHDGQVKLTPEQLAVYYNLKKTLPKTWKDFSDYRDRLIKEGTAPFKCRAGSRYLYVDEFGNIPWCSQTRDGWSKPLLEYQFEDLKEQFYTYKSCQDNCTLGCVRSSSSLDHWRYQNPHHRRPLAEPSRATQGQGGSGPQNRSVYGNT; the protein is encoded by the coding sequence ATGAAATTAAGTTTTCGCAATCGGCTTCGGTTTTCTCCTTTCTTGGCCCAATTGGTGGTCATTCGGCGATGCAATTTAGCTTGTGGTTATTGTAATGAATTTGACGCGAACTCTAGCCCGGTTGATACGGGGCTCTTAAAAGAGCGGCTCGAAAAATTAAAAGCATTGGGGACGTTTGGGATTTGTTTAACGGGTGGTGAGCCGACGTTACATCCTGATTTGCCCGAATTAGTCGCTTATTGTCGCGAACTAAAATTTTTTCGTACGGGGATGATTTCGAATGGATTACTTTTAACGCCTAAATTAATTCAACGTCTCAATGAAGCTGGGTTGCAAGAATTGCAAATTTCCATCGATGGGGTGAAACAAAATGCGACGACTTCTAAGGTGCTAGATAATTTGCGTAAGCGCCTCCGAGAGTTGAAAGAAAATGCAAAATTCAAAATTACAATTTCCGGGGTAGTTGGAGCTTGCCCACCCGAAGAAACTTTTGAAGTTATTCAATATGCAAAAGAACTCAAATTTACCCCTCGGGTTTTATTGGTTCACGATCATGATGGGCAAGTCAAACTAACCCCTGAACAATTGGCCGTTTATTACAATCTTAAAAAAACCTTGCCCAAAACTTGGAAGGATTTTTCTGACTATCGGGATCGTTTGATTAAAGAGGGCACAGCGCCTTTTAAATGTCGTGCTGGCAGTCGGTATCTTTATGTTGATGAATTTGGCAATATCCCGTGGTGCTCTCAAACCAGGGATGGGTGGTCGAAACCATTGTTAGAATATCAATTTGAAGACCTAAAAGAACAATTTTATACTTACAAATCTTGCCAAGACAATTGCACGCTCGGATGCGTGCGTTCTTCATCATCACTGGATCATTGGCGGTATCAAAACCCCCATCATAGAAGACCTCTTGCAGAACCGTCGCGAGCAACCCAAGGACAAGGCGGGTCGGGGCCCCAAAACCGGAGCGTATATGGAAATACGTGA
- a CDS encoding PDZ domain-containing protein, giving the protein MIKFSKKLMSLIAVLVVLVSGTAFFLIQFPEYAPSWLTWDSLERHKEPSDFSRAETFSQTLELVNKYYYDKSNINPRQMLRAAMLALGKSASEILVRFPEEGSHFTIQVADQEKGLHIPLLKNLMDIIPVIQKAFVFIEDHYTGEVELRNLEYAAINGALENLDPHSTLLTPKFFSEFKTQTEGEFGGLGIVIGMRDGDLMIIAPLPDTPAWTAGLKPKDKIIKIGDQATVNMSLNEAVELMRGKIGTKVSLTVVRDPNPEPMTVQLTRAVIKIVSVQAKLLDDALGQVAYIKIKNFQEETKAEVKNKLKNLRASAKNFKGVILDLRNNPGGLLNQAIHISDLFLERGTIVLTVGADDKIKEVDEARAFGTEPPYPMVVLVNQKSASASEIVAGALKNNDRAIILGETTFGKGSVQSVYTLKDGSALKLTIAQYLTPGNESIQSVGIIPDILLTPAYATPEKIKMLPEEGFKEKDLEKHLSSTHNKNNKSTYTITHFIENPPDPELEDDEAEEYSDNVNLEKDFPVILAQQIILQANQVERPALIEASKPLIEKLAQTEESKIGEQLAKIGIDWSEGTVAGNPRANVSYQIYDSQHNPLTAMPAGTESYLELKIKNVGDGQFYHLIAKTESENYLFKGKEFVFGNLKPNEEKSWTVKIKMPEAMLNREDIITFKFTEDNQKAPEPFEIVVPLQALPQPRFAFSYQLIDDGTLDSRGNGDKNIDPGEIITLKFQVYNQGSGPSLETSSNLKNTEGEKIFLIKGRDKLGRLDVDQSKEALLRFQVAKDYPKDQLKLEFVVSDNKLLETLGRTLIFQINKASFELPMGTKLQPPTLNLDLNALAPRTDKKKLTLKGKAQDDMSIKEISVYLGEEKVYLKYFKDPKVGGKSQNFNTDIELAKDKNHLVTVVATDHQDFSTKESFYVLRH; this is encoded by the coding sequence ATGATTAAATTCTCAAAAAAATTAATGAGTTTGATTGCGGTTTTAGTTGTACTGGTAAGCGGTACTGCTTTTTTTCTAATCCAGTTCCCTGAATATGCCCCCTCGTGGCTTACCTGGGACAGTCTTGAACGTCATAAGGAACCCTCTGATTTTTCTCGAGCCGAGACCTTTAGCCAAACGCTTGAACTGGTTAATAAGTATTATTACGATAAATCCAACATCAATCCCCGCCAAATGTTGCGGGCTGCCATGCTGGCCCTAGGAAAGTCGGCTTCGGAGATTTTGGTGCGCTTTCCTGAAGAAGGGTCGCATTTTACGATTCAGGTGGCTGACCAAGAAAAAGGACTTCATATCCCCTTGTTAAAAAATCTCATGGATATCATTCCGGTTATACAAAAGGCCTTTGTCTTTATTGAAGATCATTACACAGGAGAAGTAGAACTGCGCAACCTAGAATACGCCGCTATTAATGGTGCACTCGAAAACCTCGATCCCCATTCTACCCTCTTAACACCTAAATTTTTTAGCGAATTTAAAACTCAAACCGAAGGTGAATTTGGTGGTTTGGGTATTGTCATTGGCATGCGTGATGGTGATCTCATGATCATCGCACCATTACCTGACACCCCCGCCTGGACAGCCGGGCTAAAACCTAAAGATAAAATTATTAAGATTGGTGATCAAGCCACCGTCAACATGTCACTCAATGAAGCGGTTGAACTCATGCGTGGCAAAATAGGTACCAAAGTATCTTTGACAGTTGTCCGTGACCCTAACCCAGAACCCATGACAGTACAACTAACCCGGGCGGTAATAAAAATTGTCAGCGTCCAGGCTAAGCTATTAGATGATGCCCTAGGGCAGGTGGCTTATATTAAAATTAAAAATTTTCAAGAAGAAACCAAGGCCGAAGTTAAAAACAAACTAAAAAATCTAAGAGCCAGTGCCAAAAATTTTAAAGGCGTGATTCTTGATCTGCGCAATAACCCCGGTGGCTTGCTCAATCAAGCCATTCACATCTCTGATTTATTTTTAGAACGGGGCACGATTGTTTTAACCGTGGGTGCTGATGATAAAATTAAAGAAGTTGATGAAGCCAGGGCCTTTGGCACCGAACCCCCCTATCCCATGGTGGTGTTGGTGAATCAAAAAAGTGCCTCGGCTTCAGAAATTGTTGCTGGGGCTCTTAAAAATAATGACCGAGCGATCATTTTGGGTGAAACCACCTTTGGCAAAGGTAGCGTGCAATCGGTTTATACCCTTAAAGATGGGAGTGCGCTCAAACTCACGATTGCCCAGTACCTCACGCCCGGTAATGAGTCTATTCAATCGGTAGGGATTATCCCCGATATTTTACTCACTCCTGCTTATGCAACTCCCGAAAAAATCAAAATGTTGCCCGAAGAAGGCTTTAAAGAAAAAGATTTAGAAAAACATCTTAGTTCTACCCATAACAAAAACAACAAATCAACCTACACCATCACTCATTTTATAGAAAACCCGCCCGACCCTGAATTAGAAGATGACGAAGCCGAAGAATACTCTGATAATGTCAACCTTGAAAAAGATTTTCCGGTTATTCTAGCCCAACAAATTATTTTACAAGCAAATCAGGTTGAACGCCCTGCCCTCATCGAAGCCTCTAAACCCTTAATCGAAAAGCTTGCCCAAACTGAAGAAAGTAAGATTGGCGAACAATTAGCCAAAATAGGCATTGATTGGAGCGAAGGCACGGTAGCGGGTAACCCCAGGGCTAATGTCAGTTATCAAATTTATGATAGCCAACACAACCCTCTCACTGCCATGCCAGCCGGAACCGAATCCTACTTAGAATTAAAAATAAAAAATGTGGGTGATGGTCAATTTTATCACCTCATTGCCAAAACAGAGTCTGAAAATTACCTTTTTAAAGGTAAAGAATTTGTATTTGGCAATTTAAAACCTAATGAAGAAAAAAGTTGGACTGTTAAAATTAAAATGCCCGAGGCCATGTTAAATCGGGAAGATATTATCACTTTTAAGTTCACCGAAGATAATCAAAAGGCCCCTGAACCCTTTGAAATTGTGGTCCCCCTACAAGCCCTCCCTCAACCACGTTTTGCTTTTAGTTATCAATTGATCGACGACGGCACGCTAGATTCACGTGGCAATGGCGACAAAAATATTGACCCCGGAGAAATCATCACTTTAAAATTTCAGGTTTATAATCAAGGCAGTGGGCCTAGCCTCGAAACTTCTTCAAATTTAAAAAATACCGAAGGCGAAAAGATTTTTTTGATCAAAGGCCGTGACAAATTGGGTCGACTCGATGTGGACCAATCCAAAGAAGCTCTCTTAAGATTTCAGGTAGCCAAAGATTACCCCAAAGATCAACTCAAACTTGAATTTGTGGTAAGCGATAACAAGTTATTAGAAACTCTTGGCCGCACCTTGATTTTCCAGATCAATAAAGCTTCTTTCGAGCTACCCATGGGTACTAAACTACAACCTCCAACTTTAAATTTAGATTTAAATGCCCTAGCGCCCAGAACTGACAAAAAGAAACTCACCCTCAAGGGTAAAGCCCAAGATGACATGAGCATCAAAGAAATTTCGGTTTATTTGGGTGAAGAAAAAGTTTACCTAAAATATTTTAAAGACCCTAAGGTTGGTGGAAAAAGTCAAAATTTTAACACCGACATTGAACTTGCTAAGGATAAAAATCATTTGGTTACTGTCGTTGCCACCGACCATCAAGACTTTTCGACGAAGGAAAGTTTTTACGTGCTTAGGCATTAG
- a CDS encoding bifunctional riboflavin kinase/FAD synthetase: MKIISGSKKFPKKSIKTIVVLGNFDGVHLAHQKMFQWAKTKAKLLRLKTIIYTFYPHPALALARASAPNMIMTLEQKIEAIHDLKIPYLVIEPFNLKFAHQTPETWFNHVIVKNLHAAAVVAGYDFTFGRHRVGNVELLQELCKAHNIKCFIMHAYLKGETLVSSSQIRHLVETGQVEKAKNLLGRYYYMDGTIIRGKARGKKLGIPTANLAPQNTLIPTTGVYATKVRFKNRLYPSVTNVGLNPTFGKNPLSIETYILNFKKDIYGEKIRLYFLSQIREERKFESIEALKTQIAEDIRLAKRINLKASASTI; the protein is encoded by the coding sequence ATGAAAATCATCTCTGGTTCAAAAAAATTCCCTAAAAAATCTATCAAAACCATCGTGGTATTAGGTAATTTTGATGGGGTTCATCTTGCCCACCAAAAAATGTTTCAATGGGCAAAAACTAAAGCCAAACTCTTAAGACTCAAAACAATTATTTATACCTTTTACCCCCACCCTGCCCTTGCCCTAGCCAGGGCATCTGCCCCCAACATGATCATGACCCTTGAGCAAAAAATTGAGGCTATCCATGACCTAAAAATCCCCTATTTAGTTATTGAACCTTTTAATCTTAAATTTGCCCATCAAACTCCCGAAACCTGGTTTAACCATGTCATTGTAAAAAACCTGCATGCTGCCGCAGTGGTAGCGGGTTATGATTTTACTTTTGGTCGGCATCGCGTGGGTAATGTAGAACTGTTGCAAGAACTTTGCAAAGCTCACAACATAAAATGTTTCATCATGCATGCTTATTTAAAGGGTGAAACGCTAGTGAGTTCTTCGCAAATTCGCCACCTTGTTGAAACGGGGCAAGTTGAAAAAGCCAAAAATTTATTGGGGCGTTATTATTATATGGACGGGACTATCATTAGGGGAAAGGCGCGGGGGAAAAAATTGGGGATTCCCACAGCTAATCTTGCCCCTCAAAACACCTTAATTCCAACCACCGGAGTTTATGCTACAAAAGTGCGATTTAAAAATCGTCTTTACCCTTCCGTCACTAATGTGGGTTTAAACCCCACCTTTGGTAAAAATCCACTTTCAATCGAAACTTATATTTTGAATTTCAAAAAAGATATTTATGGAGAAAAAATACGTTTATACTTTTTAAGCCAAATCCGAGAAGAACGAAAATTTGAATCGATTGAAGCGCTCAAAACACAAATTGCCGAAGATATTAGATTAGCTAAAAGAATAAATTTAAAAGCTAGTGCTTCGACAATTTAA